One stretch of Candidatus Bathyarchaeia archaeon DNA includes these proteins:
- a CDS encoding TIGR01548 family HAD-type hydrolase, translating into MKESAHSSAVLFDMDGVLVDVTDSYRKAIQETVEFFTGTKAEPEEIQEYKQKGGYNNDWDLTQAIIAKRGKTPPRVEVVQKFQELYLGNEGTLGFIENEKWLLPKPQLETLRKEHRLGIVTGRPKEETVYILRKFGVESFFDAVVAMEDYPPEKAKPDQLPIRLALEKLGMQEAVYVGDSVDDIASAKGAGVRAFGCIPPQVSASNLRELLREKGAEKILEKISDITEALK; encoded by the coding sequence TTGAAAGAATCCGCCCACTCCTCCGCTGTGCTGTTTGACATGGACGGCGTACTCGTAGACGTTACTGACTCCTACCGTAAAGCCATCCAAGAAACCGTCGAGTTCTTCACAGGAACTAAAGCCGAACCTGAAGAGATTCAAGAGTACAAGCAGAAGGGCGGCTACAACAACGACTGGGACCTCACCCAAGCCATCATCGCAAAGAGAGGCAAAACGCCGCCAAGAGTGGAAGTTGTCCAGAAATTTCAGGAACTCTACCTTGGCAATGAGGGAACGCTGGGCTTCATAGAAAATGAAAAGTGGCTGTTGCCTAAACCGCAACTGGAAACCCTCCGCAAAGAGCACCGGTTAGGCATTGTTACCGGCAGACCCAAAGAAGAAACCGTTTACATTCTCAGAAAATTTGGCGTAGAAAGCTTTTTTGATGCTGTGGTGGCGATGGAGGATTACCCGCCTGAGAAAGCTAAGCCGGACCAGTTACCGATTCGGTTGGCTTTGGAGAAGCTGGGGATGCAGGAGGCGGTTTATGTTGGGGACAGCGTGGACGATATAGCCTCCGCGAAGGGCGCAGGTGTTAGGGCGTTTGGGTGTATTCCGCCTCAAGTATCGGCAAGCAACCTACGGGAACTGTTGCGTGAAAAAGGGGCAGAAAAAATCCTTGAAAAAATCAGCGACATAACAGAAGCTCTCAAATGA